Proteins co-encoded in one Jeotgalibacillus malaysiensis genomic window:
- a CDS encoding iron ABC transporter permease: MSRFKSVRFGKKGPSFLFDQRTLLSVLIALLVVVGAFLVSLGLGEVWVSPIEIIKVFLGLGEPLNELVIREFRLPRVLIALLVGVALAVAGAMLQGMVRNPLASPDVIGISGGASVFVVGFLVLFSDSNGALSVSIQWLPVAAFAGALIAAVLVYIFSWKNGLSPIRLVLIGIGLSLFANAVTTMLMLIGPIYRASQANIWITGSVNGSTWSQVWILLPWVTVLFLAALLMARHLNLLELGDDISTSMGSIVSRQRILILLISTGLVGGSVAFAGGIGFVGLMAPHLARKLIGSSFGSLIPMSALIGAGLVMLADLMGRLIAAPLEIPAGVFTAAIGAPYFIYLLFKERGKK; this comes from the coding sequence ATGAGCCGTTTTAAATCTGTGCGCTTCGGTAAAAAAGGACCCTCCTTTCTATTTGACCAGCGGACTTTACTTAGTGTCTTGATTGCACTACTTGTAGTGGTTGGCGCTTTTCTCGTCAGTCTTGGATTAGGTGAGGTATGGGTCTCACCAATTGAGATTATTAAAGTATTTTTAGGGCTGGGTGAGCCGCTGAATGAACTGGTCATTCGTGAGTTCAGACTTCCGCGTGTACTGATTGCCCTCTTGGTTGGGGTTGCGCTGGCAGTTGCCGGTGCAATGCTGCAGGGAATGGTAAGAAATCCGCTTGCTTCACCGGATGTCATCGGGATCTCAGGAGGCGCGAGTGTATTTGTTGTCGGTTTCCTCGTTCTATTCAGTGACTCAAACGGCGCGCTGTCAGTTTCAATTCAATGGCTGCCGGTTGCAGCTTTTGCAGGTGCATTGATCGCAGCTGTTCTGGTGTATATCTTTTCATGGAAAAATGGCCTGTCACCAATCAGGCTTGTCCTGATCGGAATTGGCTTATCCCTTTTTGCAAATGCGGTCACTACGATGCTGATGCTGATTGGACCGATTTACCGGGCGAGTCAGGCGAATATCTGGATTACGGGTTCAGTCAATGGATCAACGTGGAGTCAGGTATGGATTCTGCTTCCGTGGGTTACTGTTCTGTTTCTCGCAGCACTTCTGATGGCACGACACCTGAACCTGCTTGAGCTTGGAGATGATATCAGTACGTCAATGGGCTCAATCGTATCAAGACAGCGGATCCTGATTTTACTGATCAGCACCGGTCTTGTCGGAGGTTCTGTTGCATTTGCGGGTGGGATTGGATTTGTCGGTCTAATGGCACCACACCTTGCGAGAAAGTTGATCGGCTCATCATTTGGTTCTCTGATTCCAATGTCAGCATTGATTGGAGCAGGACTTGTGATGCTGGCTGATTTAATGGGACGTTTAATTGCTGCACCACTTGAAATTCCGGCAGGGGTATTTACTGCTGCAATTGGTGCACCTTACTTTATCTATCTTTTATTTAAAGAAAGGGGCAAAAAATAA
- a CDS encoding general stress protein: MNQQELKDHILSVFENNKTGTLATVKDNRPHSRYMTFYNEGYVLHTPTSVDTHKADEVDENPFVHVLLGYEGDGYADTYVEVAGTAVIRDSKEIKEKLWNDRFKNWFEGPDDPKYVVLEIEPTSIRLMNSGEEPQSLDLDK, encoded by the coding sequence ATGAATCAGCAGGAATTGAAGGATCATATTTTGAGTGTGTTTGAAAATAATAAGACGGGGACGCTTGCGACGGTGAAGGATAATCGTCCGCATTCGCGTTATATGACTTTTTATAATGAGGGGTATGTGCTGCATACGCCGACGAGTGTTGATACGCATAAGGCGGATGAGGTGGATGAGAATCCGTTTGTGCATGTGCTGCTTGGTTATGAGGGAGACGGCTATGCTGATACTTATGTAGAGGTTGCAGGGACGGCTGTGATCCGTGATTCTAAGGAGATTAAGGAAAAGCTTTGGAATGACCGTTTTAAAAACTGGTTTGAAGGGCCGGATGATCCGAAGTATGTGGTGCTTGAGATTGAACCGACATCGATTCGCCTGATGAATTCAGGAGAAGAGCCGCAGTCGCTTGATCTGGATAAATAA
- a CDS encoding topology modulation protein, with translation MKKILLIGSGGAGKSTLAKQLGKKLSIPVYHLDTIFWKPGWTPSDQEMFRSEVEELMAEDEWIIDGNFRSTMDSRLQQCDTVIFLHYPRWTCLRRAVKRRFMYHGKSRPDMTEGCEEKIDIDFLKWIYFYNDRHAPEILEKLRQSNIENVIILKSPSKTAKWLSSVSSS, from the coding sequence ATGAAAAAAATTCTATTAATCGGTTCTGGCGGTGCAGGGAAGTCTACGCTTGCCAAGCAGTTGGGTAAGAAGCTTTCTATCCCTGTCTACCATCTTGATACAATCTTCTGGAAGCCGGGCTGGACGCCTTCTGATCAAGAGATGTTTCGTTCAGAAGTGGAAGAGCTCATGGCAGAGGACGAGTGGATTATAGATGGTAATTTCCGCAGTACGATGGATAGCAGGCTGCAGCAGTGTGATACGGTCATCTTTCTTCATTATCCAAGGTGGACCTGTCTGCGTCGCGCTGTGAAGAGGAGGTTTATGTATCATGGAAAAAGCCGTCCGGATATGACGGAAGGCTGCGAGGAAAAGATTGATATTGATTTTTTAAAGTGGATTTACTTTTACAACGACCGTCATGCCCCTGAGATACTTGAGAAGCTGCGCCAGTCAAATATAGAAAATGTGATTATCTTAAAATCCCCTTCTAAAACAGCAAAGTGGCTCAGCTCTGTCTCTTCTTCTTAA
- a CDS encoding GTPase RsgA: MNTLTKLGWNEKWQEKAGQSDLTPARIITEYKNLYKIQTDTSIHLAEVTGKYRHQALSREDYPAVGDWVMVSLPSGEGHAMIHQVLERTSKFSRKAAGDLTNEQIVAANIDIAFLVMSLNHDFNLRRLERYLIAAWESGANPIVVLSKADLCENSEEKAAEAEAAAMGVPVLVTSAYTGTGLDELKSHIDHGITVAVMGSSGVGKSSIINALIGEEKMMVNDIREDDSKGKHTTTHRELIMLPNKGVIIDTPGMRELQLWESDSGLSQGFQDIETLAEACQFRDCSHETEPGCAIQEAIENGELEQDRYNSYVKLQKELAYLDRKSNKREQILEKKKWKKISQYQKQIHK; encoded by the coding sequence TTGAATACATTAACGAAATTAGGATGGAACGAAAAATGGCAGGAAAAAGCAGGTCAATCAGACCTCACACCTGCAAGAATCATAACTGAATACAAAAATCTGTACAAAATACAAACAGACACCTCAATCCATTTAGCAGAAGTGACAGGGAAATACCGTCATCAGGCACTGTCGAGAGAAGACTATCCGGCAGTCGGTGACTGGGTTATGGTCTCACTGCCTTCAGGTGAAGGGCATGCGATGATCCATCAGGTGCTTGAAAGAACCTCAAAATTCTCACGAAAAGCAGCAGGTGACCTGACAAACGAACAGATCGTCGCAGCAAATATAGATATTGCCTTCCTCGTCATGTCGCTTAATCACGATTTTAACCTGAGAAGACTTGAGCGTTATCTAATTGCCGCATGGGAAAGTGGTGCGAATCCGATTGTCGTGTTATCTAAAGCAGATCTCTGTGAAAATAGTGAAGAAAAAGCAGCTGAAGCAGAAGCCGCTGCAATGGGCGTGCCTGTTCTGGTTACCAGTGCTTATACAGGAACAGGACTTGATGAATTAAAAAGTCATATTGATCATGGAATAACAGTTGCTGTCATGGGTTCATCAGGTGTAGGAAAGTCTTCTATTATCAATGCGCTGATCGGTGAAGAAAAAATGATGGTCAATGACATCCGTGAAGATGACAGTAAAGGAAAGCACACGACGACACATCGGGAACTGATTATGCTTCCTAATAAAGGTGTGATCATTGACACGCCGGGAATGAGGGAGCTGCAGCTATGGGAGTCAGACAGCGGTCTCTCACAGGGTTTTCAGGATATCGAAACGCTCGCTGAAGCATGCCAGTTCAGAGACTGCAGTCATGAAACAGAGCCGGGTTGTGCAATACAAGAAGCCATTGAAAATGGGGAGCTTGAGCAGGATCGTTATAACAGTTACGTGAAACTGCAAAAAGAACTCGCTTATCTTGATAGAAAATCAAATAAACGTGAACAAATTTTAGAAAAGAAGAAGTGGAAAAAGATCTCACAGTATCAAAAACAGATTCACAAATAA
- a CDS encoding GNAT family acetyltransferase, translating into MNWKVNRFDELTARELHDILKARVDIFVVEQNCAYHEVDGYDPESLHLQLMIDGKLAAYARLMKAGTKYNKASIGRIIVLEEFRSRQLGRQLVQKAIDVMKEWGTEEIMLQGQTYLRDFYRSFGFEEVSAEYLDDGIPHVDMLLNVNSTEKG; encoded by the coding sequence ATGAATTGGAAAGTGAATCGTTTTGATGAGCTGACGGCACGGGAACTGCACGATATTTTAAAAGCACGCGTTGATATTTTCGTGGTAGAGCAGAATTGTGCTTATCATGAGGTGGATGGGTATGATCCGGAGTCCTTACATCTTCAGCTGATGATTGATGGGAAGCTTGCTGCTTATGCGAGGCTGATGAAAGCGGGTACGAAGTATAATAAAGCTTCTATTGGAAGAATCATTGTGCTGGAGGAATTCAGGAGCCGGCAGCTTGGCCGTCAGCTCGTGCAAAAGGCGATTGATGTGATGAAGGAGTGGGGAACGGAAGAGATTATGCTTCAGGGCCAGACGTATTTAAGAGACTTCTACCGTTCGTTCGGCTTTGAGGAAGTGTCCGCAGAATACCTTGATGACGGCATTCCACACGTGGACATGCTGCTGAACGTAAATTCCACAGAAAAGGGTTGA
- a CDS encoding arginine ABC transporter ATP-binding protein: MQIQVQNLHKSFGKLEVLRGIDLEVPKGNVVAIIGPSGSGKTTFLRCLNALEMPNQGLFEFSDGFKLDFAKQPKKNEILKLRRKSGMVFQSYNLFPHKTALENVMEGPVIVQGLNKEEVRGKAVSLLEKVGLGEKMDLYPHQLSGGQQQRVGIARALAIQPELMLFDEPTSALDPELVGEVLSVMKELAREGQTMVVVTHELKFAEDVADHVMFIDGGVVVEQGPPKEILKAPKEARTKQFLDRVLNPS, from the coding sequence ATGCAGATTCAGGTACAAAATCTTCATAAATCATTTGGAAAGCTCGAGGTACTACGGGGAATTGACCTCGAAGTGCCAAAAGGAAATGTTGTCGCGATTATCGGTCCATCCGGTTCCGGTAAAACGACCTTTCTACGCTGCCTGAATGCGCTTGAAATGCCAAATCAGGGATTATTCGAATTCTCCGATGGCTTTAAGCTTGATTTCGCAAAGCAGCCGAAGAAAAACGAAATTCTGAAGCTCCGCCGAAAGTCAGGCATGGTGTTTCAATCCTATAACCTTTTCCCTCATAAAACAGCACTTGAAAATGTGATGGAGGGACCTGTTATTGTGCAGGGGCTTAATAAAGAAGAAGTGCGCGGGAAAGCTGTTTCTTTATTAGAAAAAGTCGGTCTCGGCGAAAAAATGGACCTTTATCCTCACCAGCTCTCAGGCGGTCAGCAGCAGCGCGTCGGCATCGCACGTGCACTTGCCATTCAGCCTGAACTCATGCTGTTTGATGAACCAACCTCAGCGCTGGATCCTGAGCTAGTAGGTGAAGTATTAAGCGTCATGAAGGAGCTTGCAAGAGAAGGGCAGACCATGGTTGTCGTCACCCACGAACTGAAATTCGCAGAAGACGTCGCCGATCACGTTATGTTCATCGATGGTGGTGTCGTTGTTGAACAGGGCCCGCCAAAAGAAATTTTGAAGGCGCCGAAAGAAGCGAGGACGAAACAGTTTTTGGACCGGGTGCTGAATCCGTCATAG
- a CDS encoding transporter, betaine/carnitine/choline transporter family protein — MKKEKQEKKPLGRVFYISAAIIATLVLIGAFLPNQFATGANAAFGFTTQSFGWLYLLAVFFFVIFLIFIALSRYGRVRLGGDDERPDYPVFTWIGMLFSAGFGVSLVFWGIAEPMSHFYTSPEAGVEPLTEEGARLSMAYSFFHWGVSQWATFAIVGLIIAYFQFRRKTNGLISTSLSPMIKEGRMKQPLSQTIDILAVIATVMGVATSLGLGILQINGGLNSVLDIPNNAFVQVMITLVLTALFLLSTTTGIDKGIKWLSNINLGAALLLMIFVFFVGPTVFILETFVLGLGDYITNFVRYSLRLQPYVEGTWVRDWTIFYWAWAIAWSPFVGAFIARVSRGRTIREFVVGVLIVPPAIAILWIAVFGGTALHLDLFQGTSIAEAVNNDITSALFSTFDQLPLSTVLSVLSILLILTFLITSADSATYIISSMTTSGGLNPPLVVRIIWGVLLGSIAAVLLVASGLEGLQTASLVSALPFTIILIFMIFTLFNLLRKEFPRPKLKTAKQLKAERKAREQK; from the coding sequence ATGAAAAAAGAGAAACAAGAGAAAAAGCCGCTTGGAAGGGTATTTTACATATCCGCTGCAATCATTGCTACACTTGTGCTGATTGGAGCATTCTTACCTAACCAGTTTGCAACGGGTGCGAATGCTGCGTTCGGATTCACAACCCAATCGTTTGGGTGGCTATATTTATTAGCTGTGTTCTTCTTTGTAATTTTTCTTATTTTTATTGCTTTAAGCAGGTATGGACGTGTCAGACTTGGTGGGGATGACGAACGCCCGGATTATCCGGTTTTCACCTGGATCGGGATGTTATTCTCAGCAGGATTTGGTGTAAGTCTTGTATTCTGGGGAATCGCAGAGCCAATGAGTCACTTTTATACCTCACCAGAAGCTGGCGTTGAGCCATTAACTGAAGAGGGTGCAAGACTCTCAATGGCATACTCATTTTTCCACTGGGGCGTCAGTCAGTGGGCTACTTTCGCTATTGTTGGTCTGATTATTGCGTATTTTCAGTTCCGCAGAAAAACGAATGGTTTAATTTCAACGAGTCTTTCCCCGATGATCAAGGAAGGTAGAATGAAGCAGCCGCTTAGCCAGACAATTGATATCCTTGCAGTCATTGCAACGGTGATGGGGGTTGCAACTTCTTTAGGTCTGGGAATCCTGCAGATTAATGGGGGTCTGAACAGCGTACTTGATATTCCTAATAACGCTTTTGTTCAGGTCATGATTACACTTGTTTTAACGGCGTTATTCCTGTTATCAACAACAACTGGTATTGATAAGGGAATTAAGTGGCTGAGTAATATTAATCTTGGTGCTGCGCTATTATTAATGATATTTGTATTCTTTGTCGGACCAACCGTCTTTATTCTTGAAACATTTGTACTTGGTCTGGGCGATTATATTACAAACTTCGTCCGATACAGCCTGCGTCTGCAGCCTTATGTAGAGGGCACATGGGTTCGTGACTGGACAATCTTCTACTGGGCATGGGCGATTGCATGGTCACCGTTTGTCGGTGCATTTATTGCACGTGTATCAAGAGGACGTACGATCCGCGAATTCGTTGTCGGCGTTCTGATTGTTCCTCCGGCGATTGCAATTTTATGGATTGCTGTATTCGGCGGTACTGCCTTGCATCTTGATCTATTCCAGGGCACTTCGATTGCTGAAGCTGTTAATAATGATATTACAAGCGCATTGTTCTCAACGTTTGATCAATTACCGTTATCAACAGTTTTATCTGTCTTATCGATTCTGCTGATCCTGACTTTCCTGATTACGTCAGCCGATTCAGCGACATACATCATCAGCAGTATGACAACAAGCGGCGGACTTAATCCTCCTCTGGTTGTACGTATTATCTGGGGTGTGCTGCTTGGTTCTATTGCAGCTGTACTGCTTGTGGCCAGCGGACTTGAAGGTCTCCAGACCGCTTCGCTCGTGTCGGCCCTGCCATTTACGATTATATTAATCTTTATGATCTTCACCCTATTCAATCTGCTGCGAAAAGAATTTCCGCGTCCCAAGTTGAAGACTGCCAAGCAGTTAAAAGCTGAAAGAAAGGCACGCGAGCAGAAATAA
- a CDS encoding cysteine ABC transporter permease, protein MFLSNFIVGAADPIVDWELFWSSIGPMVEGGIKNTIPLTLLSFTFGLILALLTALARLSGNKILSGIARVYVSAIRGTPLLVQLFIVFFGLPDLGITLDPFPSAVIAFSLNVGAYASEIVRASILSVPKGQWEAGYTIGMTYPQTLRRIILPQATRVSIPPLSNSFISLVKDTSLASQILVVELFRKSQEIAARTYDFLQLYITAAILYWIVCFVLSLVQDRIEKKLDRYVAK, encoded by the coding sequence ATGTTTCTCAGTAATTTTATAGTAGGAGCAGCTGATCCAATCGTTGACTGGGAGCTGTTTTGGTCTTCAATTGGACCAATGGTGGAGGGCGGAATCAAAAATACGATTCCGCTTACTCTTTTATCTTTTACTTTTGGTCTGATTCTCGCACTGCTTACAGCGTTAGCAAGGCTTTCAGGTAACAAAATTCTGTCAGGCATTGCCCGCGTCTACGTCTCAGCAATCCGCGGTACGCCGCTGCTCGTTCAGTTGTTTATCGTCTTCTTTGGATTACCGGACCTTGGTATCACACTCGACCCATTCCCAAGTGCAGTCATTGCCTTCTCTCTAAATGTTGGCGCCTACGCATCTGAAATTGTCCGTGCATCGATTCTATCTGTGCCAAAAGGACAATGGGAGGCAGGGTATACAATTGGTATGACATATCCGCAGACACTGCGCAGAATCATCTTACCGCAGGCGACACGCGTCTCAATTCCACCGCTGTCCAATTCATTTATCAGCCTGGTAAAAGATACATCGCTTGCCTCACAGATTCTGGTGGTAGAGCTCTTCCGAAAATCACAGGAAATCGCAGCCAGGACCTACGATTTTCTTCAGCTTTACATCACAGCAGCCATCCTCTACTGGATCGTCTGCTTCGTCCTGTCACTCGTCCAGGACCGGATCGAGAAAAAACTGGATCGCTACGTCGCGAAATAA
- a CDS encoding hydroxyacylglutathione hydrolase, whose translation MLFRSYFDDKLAQYSYLVGCQRTGEAILIDPPRDVEPILTDAKKEGLNVSAATETHIHADFVSGARQLAEKHGVKLYLSDEGDNDWKYQYTDNLEVQPLTDGDEFKIGNIKFEVMHTPGHTPESISFVLTDLGGGADKPMGIFTGDFVFVGDIGRPDLLEKAAGAAGTAETGAKSMFKSLQRFKELPDHMMVWPGHGAGSACGKSLGAVPQSTVGYEKQFNWALNEDNEQKFIEELLKDQPEAPKYFAQMKKVNKLGPAIVEDPSVEWFEDAEDVVEFSKQDGNILIDTRPSKIAEKGLVPGSINIPFGKMLPNWSGWLVDYDEKIALVVEKDQAEEAMKILRSIHLDNVVKLAEPSLIESVATETYQSVDTEEFAKQKDQTDYQVIDVRNDSEWNSGRIEGTEHKMLGHLRDTGKELDKNKPVLIHCQSGARSAIAASVMLSLGFDDVTHLNGGFNAWSNNRPKEVVTN comes from the coding sequence ATGTTATTCCGTTCTTATTTTGACGACAAACTTGCACAATATTCATATCTAGTAGGATGCCAACGTACAGGTGAAGCGATCCTGATTGATCCGCCGCGTGACGTTGAGCCAATTCTTACAGATGCTAAAAAAGAAGGACTAAATGTTTCAGCTGCGACTGAAACGCATATTCACGCAGACTTTGTTTCCGGCGCACGCCAGCTTGCTGAAAAGCATGGTGTAAAACTTTATCTTTCTGATGAAGGCGATAACGACTGGAAATATCAATATACAGACAATCTGGAAGTTCAGCCGCTGACAGATGGCGATGAATTCAAGATTGGAAATATCAAATTTGAAGTCATGCACACACCAGGTCATACCCCAGAGAGTATCTCTTTCGTGTTAACTGACCTTGGCGGCGGTGCTGATAAGCCAATGGGTATCTTCACAGGAGACTTTGTCTTCGTTGGTGATATCGGACGCCCTGACTTACTTGAAAAAGCTGCCGGTGCTGCAGGTACTGCTGAAACCGGTGCAAAATCAATGTTCAAATCACTTCAGCGCTTCAAGGAACTGCCTGATCACATGATGGTATGGCCGGGTCACGGTGCAGGAAGCGCATGCGGTAAATCACTTGGAGCCGTTCCTCAGTCAACTGTCGGTTATGAGAAGCAGTTCAACTGGGCACTAAATGAAGATAACGAGCAGAAGTTTATCGAAGAACTGCTGAAGGATCAGCCTGAGGCACCTAAGTATTTTGCCCAGATGAAGAAAGTGAATAAGCTTGGACCTGCAATTGTGGAAGATCCATCAGTTGAGTGGTTCGAAGATGCTGAAGACGTAGTTGAATTCAGCAAGCAGGATGGCAACATTCTCATTGATACACGCCCGTCTAAAATTGCTGAAAAAGGACTTGTTCCCGGCTCAATCAATATTCCATTTGGCAAAATGCTGCCGAACTGGTCTGGCTGGTTAGTAGATTATGATGAAAAGATTGCGCTTGTTGTTGAAAAGGATCAGGCTGAGGAAGCAATGAAGATTCTGCGTTCTATCCATTTAGATAATGTTGTAAAGCTGGCTGAGCCTTCACTGATTGAATCTGTTGCAACTGAAACGTATCAGTCTGTAGATACAGAAGAGTTTGCAAAACAGAAGGATCAGACAGATTATCAGGTGATTGATGTGCGTAACGATTCTGAATGGAACAGCGGACGCATTGAAGGAACAGAGCACAAGATGCTTGGACACCTTCGTGACACAGGTAAAGAGCTTGATAAAAACAAGCCGGTATTAATCCACTGTCAGTCAGGCGCACGCTCTGCAATCGCTGCAAGTGTGATGTTGTCACTTGGATTTGATGACGTGACACACCTGAACGGCGGATTCAACGCATGGTCTAATAACCGTCCTAAAGAAGTTGTAACCAACTAA